The sequence ACGGCCGCGATGCCCATGGCCCGCGCGCCGCGTCGTGTCCCGCCCGCTCGTGGTGATGCCAGGCCCTTGAACAACTTCATTGGGTACTCCTTTTTTGCGCGCCACCGGCGTGTTGATGCTGCGGGGCTGATATCATTTGTCTATGGAGTGACGTATGAAATCGATTTCACGGGCAGGGTACCGAGGCTCCCTGATCTTGTCAACAGCAGATGATGTTGCGCGCACATAGATCCAAGAAGCTTCAGCCGTGCCTCTGTCGAGCTACGCCACGCCACGGCCGGGCGCCGGCCGGCTCGGCGCGCCATCAGTGCGTCAACCCATCGAAAGTGGCAAGGATCCTGCGAACCTGCGCCCTGACGCTATGGGCTGCCGACCCTCAGCGCCTGCACGCGGTAGACAAGCCAGGAGCCCGAAGCGCACTGCAATTCTGCCCGCGATCCCGCTGGCGGCGGCGCCGCACAGGATGAGGCGACGCGACGAAGCGGTGAGCTTCAGCGCGTCTCATCGATCGCCTGCTTGGCGGCGCGGCGTACGTCGTCGAGCAGGATCTCCATGTCGCGGCGGGTGGTGCGGTAGTTGAGCACGCAGCCGCGCAGCGCGAAGCGGCCGTTGATGGTCGCGTTCGACAGATACGAGCTGCCGGCCTGCTGCAATACCACCATGATCCGTTCGTTGAGGCGGTCCAGCGCCTCCTCGTCGGCCTGCGATCGCGAGCCGGCACGGGCAGCCGGCGGCAGGTAGCGGAAGCAGAAGATGGAGAGTTCGACCGGGGCGAGCAGTTCGAAGTCGGCGCTGGCGTCGACGAGTTCGGCGAGGTGACGGGCGCAGTCGAGGTTGCCCTCGATCGCGTCGCCGACAGCTCGCGAACCGGCGTGCGCCAGCGCCATCCAGACCTTGAGGGCCCGAAAGCGCCGGGACAGGTCCGGACCGTAGTCCCAGAAGGCGAAGGCCTCGGCCGGTTCGGTCTGCATGACCCGGATGAAGTCGGCGTCCATGCTGAAGGCGGGCCGTGCCGCCGCTGGGTCGCGGTAGATGAGGCAGCCGCAGTCCGCGGGCAGGTAAAGCCACTTGTGTGGGTCAAGGGCGATCGAGTCGGCCTCCGACATGCCGTCGAAGAGCGGGCGGGCCGAGGGGGCGAGCCGCGCGAAGCCGCCATAGCAGGCGTCGACGTGCATCCACATCCCGTACCGCCGCGCGACCGCCGCGATCTCGGCCAGCGGGTCGACCGCGCCGGTGACGACGCTTCCGGCGTTCGCCACCACACAGAATGGTTCCGCTCCGGCGGCCCGGTCCTCATCGATTGCGTCAACGAGGGCACCGACGTCCATCCGGAAGCCGGCGTCCACCGGGATCTCGCGCACGTTCGCCCGCCCGATGCCGAGCAGCACAGCGGCCTTGTGGATCGAGTGGTGGGTCTCGGTGGAGGCGTAGACGCGCAGCGGCGCGGGGTGCGCGGCCGTACCGTGGGTGGCGACCGCGTCGCCGCAGTGGCGGTGTCGTGCGGCGGCGAGCGCGGTGAAGTTGGCCATCGAGCCGCCGCTCATGAACAGGCCCCCGGCGCCCGGGTCGCAGCCGAGAACCTCCTTGATCCAGTCGATGGTCACGTGCTCCAGCTCAGTGGGAGCCGGGGCCGACCGCCACGCGGTGAGGTTCGGGTTCAGCGCCGACGCGAGGAAGTCGGCCACCGCGGCGACAGCGGTGCCCGGTGCCGAGACGTACCCGAAGAAGCGGGGGTGCCCGTTGTGCCGGCTGCCTGGCACGATCACGTCACGAAATACCGTGAGCAGGTCGGTGAAGTCACGGCCCTCGACGGGCAGCGGCTCGGCGAGCACCCCCTTCAGCGCGGCGGCGGAGATCCGCGGGGCGATGGGCAGGCCCCGGATCGAGTCGTGGTGGACGGCGACCCACTCGACAGCACGCCCACCCATGTCCCGGATCTGCTCGGCCGAAGGGTCCAGGGCGGAGCCGACGCCGCGCCGATCGGGCGAGGTGGATGCCATGGCCCGGAGGATAGTGTCGGGCGCCCGCCCGCGCTGCCCCTGCCCAAGCAGTTTCCGTCTGGGTTATGGCACGGCCGAGCGCGGCTGCGTCACCAACCCGGTACAGATCAGCGCTGCCACGTGCACATTCGCATTCGGCAATGGTTCCCATGGTGTACGCGATTCGCGTATCGTGCCCCCTCGTGTCGCCCGTTCGCCCCTCCGACGGCCCCGCGCCGGCCCCCTGCCCGCCGGATCGCGGGACTCCGCGTCCGAGGTGGACAGCGAGTCCGTCCAGCTCCCGCCCGATGACGGCGCGGCCGGCGAGGCGGCGCGGGCCGACGACGGTCCACTCGCCACCCACCACGACACCCGGGAACTCGCCGCCCAGTTCGAGGACGAAAAGCCGGGACGCGTCCTGTCCGGGCCGGTCGGGCTGCTGTTCACCGGCGTCACGGTCGCCGTCGCACTGCTCGCCCTCTGGCAGGTGTTCTTTCCGCTCTCCCAGGGCAGCAAGTACTACCTGATCATTTTCCTGACCGGCATCCTGCCGATGGTGTTCCTGGCGTACCCGTCCGGGATGCGGCTGCGGCGGCGGGCGACCGCCCCGGCGGGCAAAGAGGACGAGCCGGCGCGGCGTGGCGGGCCCACCCCGGTCGACTGGCTGCTGGCCCTCGCCGCGCTGCTGAGCTGCCTCTACCCGGTGCTACCGGTGGCCTTCGGCGCGGGCGGCGGCGGGTACGACGCGTTCCTGGACCGGCAGGGCCTGCTGGTGCCGCTGGACGTGGCCATGGGCACCGTGCTGATGCTCCTGCTGCTGGAGGCATGCCGGCGTACCACCGGCTGGATTCTCCCCGCCGTCTGCCTGCTCTTCCTGGCCTACGGCTACTACGGCGGGCTGCTGCCGCAGTCCTGGGCGGTGGCGCACGCCGGGCTCGACTTCGGGCAGCTCATCGACGCCTTCTACAACTCCGACAGCGGCTTCTACGGCACCCCGCTGGACGTGGCCGCGTCGTACATCGTGCTCTTCACCATCTACGGGGCGGTGCTGGACCTGTCCGGGGCCGGACGGTTCTTCGTGGAGCTCTCCGCCGCCGCGTTCCGCCGGTCCCGTACGGCCGCCGGGCGGACCGCGGTCGCCTCGGGCTTCCTGCTCGGCACCGTCTCCGGCTCCGGGGCGGCCACCACGGTCAGCATCGGAGCGGTCACCTGGCCGATCCTGCGCCGCGCCGGGTACCCCGCCGAGCGGGCCGGCGGCATGCTGGCCGCCGCCGGGGTCGGCGCGATCCTCTCCCCGCCGACGCTGGGCGCGGCGGCCTTCATCATCGCCGAGTACCTGGGCGTGTCCTACCTGCAGGTGCTCGGCTGGGCGACCGTGCCGACGATCCTCTACTACCTGGGCATCCTGCTCTCCGTCGAGATCGACGCCCGGCGCTCCGGTGTCCGCCCGGTGGTGATCGACAGCGGTTCCGCCTGGCGCCTGCTGGCCCGCTTCGGCTACCACTTCCTCTCGCTCATCGTGATCATCGTGGTGCTCGCGATGGGCGCCTCGGCGACCCGCGCCGTGGTGATCGCCACCATCCTGGCCGCCGCGCTGTCCTTCCTGGACCGGCGCCACCGGCTCACCCCGGCCCGCCTGGTCGAGGCGCTCGGCGGCGGCGTACGCGGGGTGCTCGCGGTGAGCGCGGTCTGCGCCGCGGCCGGCATCATCACCGCCACCACCACGAAGACCGGCCTCGGCCCGCAAGCCGCCGCGCTGCTGATCGGCGGGGCCCAGGCGGTCAGCTCCGACCCGGCCGTGGTGCTGGCGCTCACCGCGCTGCTCGCCGCCGTCGCGCTCAGCCTGCTCGGCCTGGCCGTCCCGGTCACCGCGTCGTTCGTGATCGGTTGGGTGATCATCGGCCCGGCGCTGCTCAACCTCGGCGTCGCCGCCCCCGCCGCGGCGATGTTCGTCTTCTACTTCGCGGTGCTGTCCGAGGTCTCCCCGCCGACCGCGCTCGCCGCGGTGGCCGCCGCCGCGGTGACCGGCGGCAGACTGGTCCCGACCATGTGGCAGACCCTGCGGTACGCGCTGCCCGCGTACCTCATCCCGATCGCCTTCGTCCTCACGCCGACCGGTCTCGGGCTGCTCGGCATCGGCGGGGTGGAACGGATCGCGGTGGCCGGCCTGATCTGCGTGCTCAGCGTCACCATGCTGGCGGTCGCGGCGGGCGGCTGGCTGCCCGGCGTCGGCCCGGCCGGCGTGCCGGAGCGGATCCTCGGCGCGGTCGCCGGGCTGGTGCTGCTCTGGCTCGAACCCGTCCCCGTCACCGTCGGCGCCGTCCTGGCCGCGCTGACCGTGGCGGGGGTGCTCGTCCGACGTGGATCCGCCGGCCGTGCCGGCGTCCCGTCCGTGCCGAAACAGCTGGACCATGGGGAGGACAGAGAGTGAGACAGATCGACGTACGGGTTGCCGCGGGCGTCGGAGTGCTGGCCCTCGTCGCGGCCGGAGCCGCCGGGTGCGGGGGCCGGCAGGACGGGGCGGCAAAGGATGACACCGCCAGCGAGGTCACCTGCCAGGTCACCAAGGACACCCGGATCGGCATCGCCACCGGCAACGCCACCGGGGTCTACTACGTGGTCGGCAACGCGCTGGCCGGCCAGCTCTCCGCGACGACCGGCGGCAAGCTCACCGGGACCGCCGCCGAGACCGGCGCCTCGGTGCAGAACGTCGAACAGCTCGTGGCCGGCCAGTATGACGTCGCCTTCTCGCTCTTCGACACCGCGGTCAACGCGGTGCAGGGCAAGGGCAGCTTCAACTCGCCGCAGCCGGTCAAGGCGCTGGCCCGGATCTACGACAACTACACGCAGGTGGTCGTCCGGGCCGACGCGGGGATCACCTCGGTCGCCGACATGAAGGGCAAGAAGATCTCCACCGGCTCGCCCAAGTCCGGCACCGAGGTCATCGCCAACCGGCTGCTCACCGCCGCCGGCCTCGACCCGGCCAAGGACATCCAGGCGCAGCGGCTCGACCTGACCAAGACCGTCGACGGCATGAAGGACGGCAGCATCGACGGCTTCTTCTGGTCCGGCGGGGTGCCCACCGGCGGCGTCACCGACCTCTTCACCACCGCCGGGGACAAGGTCAAGTTCATCGACATCAGCCCGCTGCAGCCGAAGATGGCCGAGGTGAACCCGGCGTACCAGGCCGGCACCATCGGCAAGGACGTGTACAAGACCGCGGCGGACACCCCGACCATCGTGGTGCCGAACGTGCTGCTGGTCCGGGACAACCTGGACGCCAACGTGGCGTGCGCGATCACGAAGACGGTCTTCGAGAAGAAGGACGCCCTCGCCCAGGCCAATCCGGCCGCCAAGGCGATCGACCTGCAGAACGCCCGCAAGACCGACCCGGTGCCGCTGCACCGGGGCGCGGACAAGGCGCTCACGGACCTGGGCGTGAGCTGATCCGACGACGCCGGGCCCGGACGCAGCGTCCGGGCCCGGCGCCCCGACCCCGATCGCGTGACCGATGACCAGCTCGTTGTCGCTCAGGCGTCCGGGCCGGCGAGCGGCGCGGCGCCGAAGGACACCCCGAACCGTTTGCACCAGACCGACACGCTGCGCAGCCCGTCCAGGTCCACCGACGCCGGAATGTGGTACGCCTGGTCGCCGATGTTGCCCTTGAGTCGGCCCAATTCGACCCAGCGGCCGTCATCGAACACGTGCCAGCCCGCGCGGCCGGGCAGCACCTCCCGATCGGTGAGCCAGACCCGCAGGTCGGGGCCGTCGGACGTGTCCAGCCCGCGCAAGAGCAGCTGACGACGGCCGTCGGCGAGGCGGACCAACTGCGCGCGGCCGGTCGTGTCGTGCTCGTGGGTGATGAAGTCGCCGGCGGCGAGGATCACGTCCGCGGGCGCCGCCGAGCCGGGCGGCTGCGGCGCCGTCGAGCCGGTCGGCTGCGGCTCCGCCACCGTGGGCAGCGCCTCGCGCACCTCGCGGTCCGTCACCAGCCGCCAAGGCTGGAACAGGTACAGACTCACCCCGAGCCCGGTGACGACCACGACGGCGAGAACGGACAACAGCCAACGTCTTCTGACCATGTCGATGACGGTAAGCCCGCACGGCCCG comes from Micromonospora viridifaciens and encodes:
- a CDS encoding TRAP transporter permease — translated: MDSESVQLPPDDGAAGEAARADDGPLATHHDTRELAAQFEDEKPGRVLSGPVGLLFTGVTVAVALLALWQVFFPLSQGSKYYLIIFLTGILPMVFLAYPSGMRLRRRATAPAGKEDEPARRGGPTPVDWLLALAALLSCLYPVLPVAFGAGGGGYDAFLDRQGLLVPLDVAMGTVLMLLLLEACRRTTGWILPAVCLLFLAYGYYGGLLPQSWAVAHAGLDFGQLIDAFYNSDSGFYGTPLDVAASYIVLFTIYGAVLDLSGAGRFFVELSAAAFRRSRTAAGRTAVASGFLLGTVSGSGAATTVSIGAVTWPILRRAGYPAERAGGMLAAAGVGAILSPPTLGAAAFIIAEYLGVSYLQVLGWATVPTILYYLGILLSVEIDARRSGVRPVVIDSGSAWRLLARFGYHFLSLIVIIVVLAMGASATRAVVIATILAAALSFLDRRHRLTPARLVEALGGGVRGVLAVSAVCAAAGIITATTTKTGLGPQAAALLIGGAQAVSSDPAVVLALTALLAAVALSLLGLAVPVTASFVIGWVIIGPALLNLGVAAPAAAMFVFYFAVLSEVSPPTALAAVAAAAVTGGRLVPTMWQTLRYALPAYLIPIAFVLTPTGLGLLGIGGVERIAVAGLICVLSVTMLAVAAGGWLPGVGPAGVPERILGAVAGLVLLWLEPVPVTVGAVLAALTVAGVLVRRGSAGRAGVPSVPKQLDHGEDRE
- a CDS encoding pyridoxal phosphate-dependent decarboxylase family protein, whose product is MASTSPDRRGVGSALDPSAEQIRDMGGRAVEWVAVHHDSIRGLPIAPRISAAALKGVLAEPLPVEGRDFTDLLTVFRDVIVPGSRHNGHPRFFGYVSAPGTAVAAVADFLASALNPNLTAWRSAPAPTELEHVTIDWIKEVLGCDPGAGGLFMSGGSMANFTALAAARHRHCGDAVATHGTAAHPAPLRVYASTETHHSIHKAAVLLGIGRANVREIPVDAGFRMDVGALVDAIDEDRAAGAEPFCVVANAGSVVTGAVDPLAEIAAVARRYGMWMHVDACYGGFARLAPSARPLFDGMSEADSIALDPHKWLYLPADCGCLIYRDPAAARPAFSMDADFIRVMQTEPAEAFAFWDYGPDLSRRFRALKVWMALAHAGSRAVGDAIEGNLDCARHLAELVDASADFELLAPVELSIFCFRYLPPAARAGSRSQADEEALDRLNERIMVVLQQAGSSYLSNATINGRFALRGCVLNYRTTRRDMEILLDDVRRAAKQAIDETR
- a CDS encoding TAXI family TRAP transporter solute-binding subunit; amino-acid sequence: MRQIDVRVAAGVGVLALVAAGAAGCGGRQDGAAKDDTASEVTCQVTKDTRIGIATGNATGVYYVVGNALAGQLSATTGGKLTGTAAETGASVQNVEQLVAGQYDVAFSLFDTAVNAVQGKGSFNSPQPVKALARIYDNYTQVVVRADAGITSVADMKGKKISTGSPKSGTEVIANRLLTAAGLDPAKDIQAQRLDLTKTVDGMKDGSIDGFFWSGGVPTGGVTDLFTTAGDKVKFIDISPLQPKMAEVNPAYQAGTIGKDVYKTAADTPTIVVPNVLLVRDNLDANVACAITKTVFEKKDALAQANPAAKAIDLQNARKTDPVPLHRGADKALTDLGVS
- a CDS encoding DM13 domain-containing protein, with protein sequence MVRRRWLLSVLAVVVVTGLGVSLYLFQPWRLVTDREVREALPTVAEPQPTGSTAPQPPGSAAPADVILAAGDFITHEHDTTGRAQLVRLADGRRQLLLRGLDTSDGPDLRVWLTDREVLPGRAGWHVFDDGRWVELGRLKGNIGDQAYHIPASVDLDGLRSVSVWCKRFGVSFGAAPLAGPDA